A window of the Campylobacter massiliensis genome harbors these coding sequences:
- a CDS encoding PAS domain-containing sensor histidine kinase, whose translation MDNIKARFRQYQEAIEASNIVSKTDTNGTITFVNDEFCKMSGFTREELIGANHNIVRHPEVPKEVFARLWDTILAKKVHKGTIRNRTKDGRDVYLNTTIIPILNLSGEIEEFLAIRYDVTDVINLNNELEKTKKELLNLNENLENRVAEQTAELVNLNQNLENLVKAEIKKNEEKTKILFLQSRLASMGEMIANIAHQWRQPLNELSITLFKLKESVKANEKFEAGYEHAKRVIKGMSQTIEDFRNFFSVEREREAFLPSAAVENALKMVQGTYEKEGIDVNLELKSEGQIYGFESQLCQAVIILLSNAKDALANKKSDKKVTLTLEKKDKFAIIRVTDNAGGIKDEIMDKIFEPYFTTKHPSAGTGIGLYMLKSIAKNHGGSAGAKNVKFGAEFEIKLPLKDGK comes from the coding sequence ATGGATAACATCAAAGCAAGATTCAGGCAGTATCAAGAGGCTATCGAGGCTAGTAACATCGTCTCAAAGACCGACACCAACGGCACTATCACCTTCGTAAACGACGAGTTTTGTAAGATGTCGGGCTTTACGCGCGAGGAGCTAATCGGCGCAAATCACAACATCGTGCGCCATCCCGAGGTGCCAAAAGAGGTTTTTGCGCGGCTTTGGGATACGATTTTAGCCAAAAAAGTGCACAAAGGCACGATAAGAAACCGCACCAAAGACGGCCGCGACGTCTATCTAAACACGACCATCATACCGATTTTAAATTTAAGCGGCGAGATCGAGGAGTTTCTTGCGATCAGATACGATGTGACGGACGTGATAAACCTAAACAACGAGCTTGAAAAGACGAAAAAAGAGCTGTTAAATTTAAACGAAAATCTCGAAAACAGAGTCGCCGAGCAGACGGCTGAGCTCGTAAATTTAAACCAAAATCTAGAAAATTTGGTAAAAGCCGAGATCAAAAAAAACGAGGAAAAAACCAAAATTCTCTTTTTGCAGTCGCGTCTAGCTTCGATGGGCGAGATGATCGCAAACATCGCTCACCAGTGGCGCCAGCCGTTAAACGAGCTTAGTATCACGCTTTTTAAGCTAAAAGAGAGCGTCAAGGCAAACGAGAAATTCGAGGCCGGTTATGAGCACGCAAAGCGCGTGATAAAGGGCATGTCGCAGACGATAGAGGACTTTAGAAACTTTTTTAGCGTCGAGCGCGAGAGGGAGGCATTTTTGCCCTCGGCTGCGGTAGAAAACGCGCTAAAGATGGTGCAGGGAACCTACGAAAAAGAGGGCATAGACGTAAATTTGGAGCTAAAAAGCGAGGGGCAAATTTACGGTTTTGAGTCGCAACTTTGTCAGGCCGTGATCATACTGCTTTCTAACGCCAAAGATGCGCTGGCAAATAAAAAAAGCGATAAAAAAGTAACGCTAACGTTAGAAAAAAAGGATAAATTTGCTATCATAAGAGTAACAGATAATGCCGGCGGTATAAAAGACGAGATAATGGACAAGATTTTTGAGCCGTATTTCACCACGAAGCACCCGAGCGCGGGTACGGGCATCGGTCTATATATGCTAAAAAGCATAGCCAAAAATCACGGCGGAAGCGCCGGCGCTAAAAACGTAAAATTTGGAGCGGAATTTGAGATAAAACTGCCGCTAAAGGATGGAAAATGA
- a CDS encoding cytochrome c oxidase, cbb3-type, CcoQ subunit — MDAQTLREIQGYGAFIFLALCAALLYGYYFHLYRSEKSGRRNYERYSDLALKDGIDEEILESASVDENAKKEK; from the coding sequence ATGGATGCGCAGACTCTAAGAGAGATCCAAGGATACGGAGCTTTTATCTTTCTAGCCCTGTGCGCCGCGCTTCTTTACGGATACTATTTTCATCTTTATAGATCCGAAAAGAGCGGCAGGCGAAACTACGAAAGATACTCCGATCTCGCCCTAAAAGACGGCATCGACGAGGAAATTTTAGAGTCTGCGTCCGTGGACGAAAACGCTAAAAAGGAAAAATAA
- the ccoN gene encoding cytochrome-c oxidase, cbb3-type subunit I yields the protein MRLDRALSYDYTVAKYFMFATILFGIVGMGIGVLIAFQMAYPDLNYLAGEYGTFSRLRPLHTAGVIFGFMLSGVFATWYYIGQRVLKVSMSESPFLMTVGKLHFWIYMLVMAGGVFSLLAGVSTSKEYAELEWPLDIGVVVLWVLWGVSIFGLIGIRRERTLYISVWYFIATFLGIAMLYLFNNMAVPTKLVSGYGNWWHSVSMYAGANDALVQWWYGHNAVAFVFTVPIIAQIYYFLPKESGQPIFSYKLSIFSFWSLMFLYLWAGGHHLIYSAVPDWMQTMGSVFSVVLILPSWGSAINMLLTMRGEWQQLRENPLIKFMILGSTFYMFSTLEGPILAIKSVNALAHFTDWVPGHVHDGTLGWVGFMTMAALYHMTPRVFKREIYSKSLMETQFWIQTIGIVLYFSSMWIAGITQGMMWRATDEYGNLAYSFIDTVINIVPYYWIRAVGGLLYLLGFFIFVYNIYKSFGAKALVKEPLSASPAGVKEVANV from the coding sequence ATGCGACTAGACAGGGCGCTAAGCTACGACTACACGGTCGCCAAGTATTTTATGTTCGCGACGATACTGTTTGGGATAGTCGGCATGGGCATAGGCGTGCTGATAGCCTTTCAGATGGCATATCCCGATCTAAACTATCTCGCGGGCGAATACGGCACCTTTAGCCGCCTAAGACCGCTACACACGGCAGGCGTAATATTTGGATTCATGCTTTCGGGCGTTTTTGCGACGTGGTACTATATCGGGCAGAGGGTTTTGAAGGTCTCGATGAGCGAGTCGCCGTTTTTGATGACGGTGGGCAAGCTACACTTTTGGATATATATGCTAGTGATGGCCGGCGGCGTGTTTAGCCTGCTTGCCGGCGTTAGCACGTCAAAAGAGTACGCCGAGCTAGAGTGGCCGCTAGATATCGGCGTGGTCGTGCTTTGGGTGCTTTGGGGCGTTAGTATATTCGGCCTTATCGGTATCCGCCGCGAGAGGACGCTTTATATCTCGGTTTGGTATTTTATCGCGACGTTTCTTGGCATCGCGATGCTTTATTTGTTTAACAACATGGCCGTGCCGACCAAGCTGGTTTCTGGCTACGGCAACTGGTGGCACTCGGTCTCGATGTATGCCGGAGCCAACGACGCCCTAGTGCAGTGGTGGTACGGGCATAACGCCGTGGCATTTGTATTTACCGTGCCGATCATCGCTCAAATTTACTATTTCCTCCCTAAAGAGAGTGGCCAGCCGATATTTTCCTACAAGCTTTCTATTTTCTCGTTTTGGAGCCTCATGTTCCTTTACCTTTGGGCGGGCGGACACCATCTGATCTACTCTGCGGTGCCTGACTGGATGCAGACGATGGGTTCGGTGTTTTCCGTCGTTTTGATACTGCCGTCTTGGGGTTCGGCGATAAATATGCTCCTAACGATGCGCGGCGAGTGGCAGCAGCTTAGAGAAAATCCTCTTATCAAATTTATGATTTTAGGCTCGACGTTTTATATGTTTTCGACTCTTGAAGGGCCGATTTTAGCGATCAAGTCCGTAAACGCTCTAGCGCACTTTACCGACTGGGTGCCCGGACACGTGCACGACGGTACGCTAGGCTGGGTCGGCTTTATGACGATGGCGGCGCTTTATCACATGACGCCTCGCGTGTTTAAACGCGAAATTTACTCGAAATCCTTGATGGAAACTCAGTTTTGGATACAGACTATCGGCATCGTGCTTTACTTTTCATCGATGTGGATCGCGGGTATCACTCAGGGTATGATGTGGCGCGCGACAGACGAATACGGAAATTTGGCCTATTCGTTTATCGACACCGTGATAAATATCGTGCCGTACTACTGGATCAGAGCCGTGGGCGGACTGCTATATCTGCTCGGATTTTTCATCTTTGTTTACAATATCTACAAGAGTTTTGGCGCCAAAGCGCTCGTAAAAGAGCCGCTAAGCGCGAGTCCTGCGGGTGTAAAGGAGGTTGCTAATGTTTAG
- the ccoO gene encoding cytochrome-c oxidase, cbb3-type subunit II, with the protein MFSWLEKNPFFFAVMVFVIIAYAGVIEILPDFANRARPLEGTKPPTVLQLAGKHVYMKDSCNACHTQQIRPFKAETDRYGMYSLSGEYAFDRPHLWGSKRTGPDLWRVGNYRTTDWHENHMKDPTSVVPGSIMPAYKHHFSNNADIETAYGEAVTTKKVFGAPYDVEGMPRLGTYEEAQAAVKEEAAAIVEEMKDEEVKKAFERGEIREIVALIAYLNSLK; encoded by the coding sequence ATGTTTAGTTGGTTAGAGAAAAATCCCTTCTTTTTCGCGGTTATGGTTTTTGTAATCATCGCCTATGCGGGCGTGATTGAGATTTTGCCTGATTTTGCCAACAGAGCTAGGCCGCTAGAGGGAACCAAGCCGCCGACTGTTTTACAGCTTGCCGGCAAACACGTGTATATGAAAGATAGCTGTAACGCCTGCCACACGCAGCAAATTCGCCCTTTTAAGGCCGAGACCGACAGATACGGCATGTATTCGCTTAGCGGCGAGTATGCGTTTGACCGTCCGCACCTTTGGGGATCAAAGAGAACTGGCCCCGACCTTTGGCGCGTGGGCAACTACCGCACCACCGACTGGCACGAAAATCATATGAAAGATCCGACCTCCGTGGTGCCTGGCTCCATAATGCCAGCCTACAAGCATCACTTTAGCAACAACGCCGACATCGAGACGGCATACGGCGAGGCGGTAACGACGAAAAAGGTATTCGGCGCGCCGTACGACGTGGAGGGTATGCCAAGACTAGGCACCTACGAGGAGGCTCAAGCAGCGGTCAAAGAAGAAGCCGCCGCTATAGTTGAGGAGATGAAGGACGAGGAGGTCAAAAAGGCCTTCGAGCGCGGAGAGATCCGTGAGATAGTGGCGCTAATCGCCTATCTAAATAGCTTAAAATAG
- a CDS encoding sulfite exporter TauE/SafE family protein produces the protein MSGAEFVSILSVAALSSVGHCAGMCGGFAIVLARFLSGKGKIFSVAMIAGYNLARICAYMLLGFIFGSFGGVFTLSLAARGYLFFAVGVFMAVLGVALIRRGTLLNFIEKNAFLSKILNEKIKAAIAKNSVPGFLVLGFLNGLLPCGVVYYFLALAVASGSGAKGAAIAATFGVVSFFAMSFYALVLKAVSEKFKKYALNLSGAAIIIYGIYLSFIGFTASNG, from the coding sequence ATGAGCGGCGCGGAGTTTGTTTCGATTTTGAGCGTCGCGGCGCTTAGCTCGGTGGGCCACTGCGCGGGTATGTGCGGCGGTTTTGCTATCGTGCTCGCGCGGTTTTTGAGCGGTAAAGGTAAAATTTTTAGCGTGGCGATGATAGCGGGATATAACCTGGCTAGAATTTGCGCTTATATGCTACTTGGCTTTATTTTCGGGTCGTTTGGCGGCGTATTTACGCTATCTCTTGCGGCGCGAGGCTACTTGTTTTTTGCCGTCGGCGTTTTTATGGCGGTTTTGGGCGTCGCGCTCATTAGACGCGGGACGCTACTTAATTTCATCGAGAAAAACGCATTTTTATCCAAAATTTTAAACGAAAAAATAAAAGCCGCGATCGCGAAAAATAGCGTGCCGGGGTTTTTAGTGCTCGGGTTTTTAAACGGGCTGCTGCCGTGCGGGGTGGTTTATTATTTTTTAGCTTTAGCTGTAGCTAGCGGCAGCGGAGCAAAGGGCGCGGCGATCGCGGCTACGTTTGGCGTAGTTAGCTTTTTTGCGATGAGTTTTTACGCGCTGGTTTTAAAGGCAGTGAGCGAAAAATTTAAAAAATACGCGCTAAATTTAAGCGGCGCGGCGATAATAATTTACGGAATTTATCTATCTTTTATAGGATTTACGGCGAGCAATGGATAA
- a CDS encoding MotE family protein — protein sequence MKKILILLTLNLCVWGANGINAQSTSQSGFKIPVDCVSIFETRKDELKRELAKIDEARQSLEAFRASSAALFEERNAKLAVKEAELNATLARAQEEKKQTEQLLKKNEEIVKELKAMTSDKVGETYGKMKDQAAADVLSAMDRADAASIMYSLSPKKISAIMAKMEPTAASEITLLIKQGPPFIKAEKNVTQEVSPTSPDGPAGNLLNL from the coding sequence TTGAAAAAAATTTTGATTTTACTAACTTTAAATTTATGCGTTTGGGGCGCAAACGGCATAAACGCTCAAAGCACGAGCCAAAGCGGCTTTAAGATCCCGGTGGACTGCGTTTCGATATTTGAAACCAGAAAAGACGAGCTAAAAAGAGAGCTTGCCAAAATAGACGAAGCAAGGCAGAGCTTGGAGGCTTTTAGAGCGAGCTCGGCGGCGCTTTTTGAGGAGCGAAACGCCAAGCTAGCCGTCAAAGAGGCTGAGCTAAACGCAACTCTAGCCCGCGCGCAAGAGGAAAAAAAGCAAACCGAGCAGCTGCTAAAGAAAAACGAGGAAATCGTAAAAGAGCTAAAAGCGATGACTAGCGACAAGGTCGGCGAGACCTACGGCAAGATGAAGGACCAAGCTGCTGCCGACGTGCTAAGCGCGATGGATAGGGCGGATGCGGCTAGCATCATGTACTCACTAAGCCCTAAAAAAATCTCCGCGATAATGGCAAAAATGGAGCCTACCGCGGCGTCTGAAATCACGCTTTTAATCAAACAAGGCCCGCCATTTATAAAAGCCGAAAAAAACGTAACACAGGAAGTCTCTCCTACATCTCCAGACGGCCCTGCTGGAAATCTGCTAAATTTGTAA
- a CDS encoding adenylosuccinate synthase, with amino-acid sequence MSKADVIVGVQWGDEGKGKIVDLLSGGYDMVCRCQGGHNAGHTIVVEGKKIALHQVPSGILHKNIINIIGNGVVLCPAAIIEELKQFGDVSGRLFISDKAHLNLPYHAQIDQAKEKAKGAHAIGTTGKGIGPAYSDKISRSGHRVGELKNPEKLCDAILADFAANKAFLDVLGVKAPARDELLGELKSYEAALGKFIVDTTHMVWDAIDADKKILLEGAQGTLLDIDHGTYPFVTSSNTVTAGSCSGIGLSPKNVGEVIGIIKAYTTRVGNGAFPTEDMSEDGEKIRDIGREYGATTGRPRRTGWFDAVGVRYAARLDGVDKFALMKLDVLDGFKKVKICKAYEKNGKIIEYFPSDLEGVKPVYEELDGWDKVEGARKFDDLPANAKAFIKRIEEITGVKVGIVSTSPEREDAIVC; translated from the coding sequence ATGAGCAAGGCTGACGTGATAGTGGGCGTACAGTGGGGAGACGAAGGCAAGGGCAAGATCGTAGATCTGCTAAGCGGCGGCTACGATATGGTGTGCAGGTGTCAGGGCGGGCACAACGCGGGTCACACGATCGTCGTAGAGGGCAAGAAAATCGCGCTGCATCAGGTTCCCTCAGGCATACTTCATAAAAATATAATCAACATCATCGGCAACGGCGTCGTACTCTGCCCGGCCGCGATAATCGAGGAACTAAAGCAGTTTGGAGACGTCTCGGGACGGCTGTTTATCAGCGACAAGGCGCATTTAAATTTGCCATATCACGCGCAAATCGACCAAGCCAAAGAAAAGGCTAAAGGCGCGCACGCTATCGGCACGACGGGCAAGGGCATAGGGCCTGCATATAGCGACAAAATCAGCCGTAGCGGACACCGAGTCGGGGAGCTAAAAAATCCCGAGAAACTTTGCGATGCGATTCTAGCCGATTTTGCGGCAAATAAAGCGTTTTTAGACGTTTTAGGCGTCAAAGCGCCTGCTCGCGATGAGCTTTTGGGCGAGCTAAAGAGCTACGAGGCGGCGCTGGGTAAATTTATCGTTGATACCACGCATATGGTGTGGGATGCGATAGACGCGGATAAGAAAATTTTACTCGAAGGAGCGCAGGGCACGCTGCTAGACATCGATCACGGCACGTATCCTTTCGTAACTAGCTCAAACACCGTAACCGCAGGCAGCTGCAGCGGTATCGGACTAAGCCCTAAAAACGTCGGCGAGGTAATCGGTATCATCAAAGCCTACACCACGCGCGTTGGCAACGGCGCATTTCCGACCGAAGATATGAGTGAGGACGGCGAAAAGATACGCGATATCGGACGCGAATACGGCGCAACGACTGGCAGACCGCGCCGTACGGGCTGGTTTGATGCAGTCGGCGTGAGATATGCGGCGAGGCTTGACGGCGTGGATAAATTTGCGCTGATGAAGCTTGACGTTTTAGACGGCTTTAAAAAGGTAAAAATCTGCAAAGCCTACGAGAAAAACGGCAAGATAATCGAGTATTTCCCAAGCGACCTAGAGGGCGTAAAACCGGTCTACGAGGAGCTTGATGGCTGGGATAAGGTAGAAGGGGCGCGTAAATTTGACGATCTACCCGCAAACGCAAAGGCATTTATCAAACGCATCGAGGAGATCACGGGCGTAAAAGTCGGCATAGTATCGACGAGCCCGGAGCGCGAAGACGCGATAGTTTGCTAA
- a CDS encoding ATP phosphoribosyltransferase regulatory subunit has protein sequence MSEFDASVYEHEIPSGTRLYFGQSAKLKRKIERAASEILEKNGFHEIVTPFFSYHQHLSVQPTALVRFSDHENHQISLRADSTVDVVRIVLRRLKDTEPKRWFYIQPVFKYPSTEIYQIGAELIGESDLATSVKIAKELFESFDLAPVLQISHIAIPQIVCRLLNLPISIFEHGEIEKILNQNEEWLKRLAFVNTVASIDEILPLVPDEIKTALLEIKELAQAVKYENLRIVPLYYSKMRYYDKLFFRFLGGNVVLSGGGNYEIEGIKSSGFGVYTDALIENLDQKERV, from the coding sequence GTGAGCGAATTTGACGCGAGCGTTTACGAGCACGAAATACCAAGCGGCACGAGGCTGTATTTCGGACAAAGCGCGAAACTAAAAAGAAAGATTGAGCGCGCGGCGAGTGAAATTTTGGAGAAAAATGGATTTCACGAGATCGTGACGCCATTTTTCTCGTATCATCAGCACCTAAGCGTACAGCCGACGGCTCTGGTGCGTTTTAGCGATCACGAAAATCACCAAATCAGCCTGCGCGCCGATAGCACCGTGGATGTCGTACGCATCGTGCTTAGACGCCTAAAAGATACCGAACCTAAACGCTGGTTTTACATCCAGCCGGTTTTTAAGTATCCGAGCACTGAAATCTATCAAATCGGCGCCGAGCTAATCGGCGAGAGCGATCTGGCTACCAGCGTCAAGATCGCAAAGGAGCTTTTTGAGTCGTTTGACCTCGCGCCCGTGCTGCAAATCAGCCACATCGCGATCCCGCAGATTGTGTGTAGGCTGCTAAATTTACCTATTTCGATATTTGAGCACGGCGAGATCGAAAAAATCCTAAACCAAAACGAGGAGTGGCTAAAAAGGCTAGCCTTCGTAAATACGGTAGCAAGCATCGACGAGATTTTGCCGCTGGTGCCGGATGAGATAAAAACCGCACTGCTTGAGATAAAAGAGCTGGCGCAGGCGGTAAAATATGAAAATTTAAGAATTGTTCCGTTATATTATTCAAAGATGAGGTATTACGACAAGCTGTTTTTTAGATTTTTAGGCGGCAACGTCGTGCTAAGCGGCGGCGGCAACTACGAGATAGAGGGCATCAAAAGCAGCGGCTTTGGCGTATATACCGACGCATTAATCGAAAATTTAGATCAAAAGGAGAGAGTATGA
- a CDS encoding flagellar export protein FliJ codes for MKSKFTQIVNIKKRNLDKIELNLARARNEAAMIEGFIAQAAEQISKFEMPTSGSATDLRGSLELLGAIRREKNLLTERLELMKKNIAHLERQHKAANLEYEKMKYLQTQDFSAQIEKIKKAEAAALDEFATMNFTRQKEAKA; via the coding sequence ATGAAAAGCAAATTTACGCAAATCGTAAATATAAAAAAGCGAAATTTAGACAAAATCGAGCTAAATTTGGCAAGAGCCAGAAACGAAGCGGCGATGATAGAGGGCTTCATAGCGCAGGCCGCCGAGCAAATTTCAAAATTTGAAATGCCAACAAGTGGCTCTGCGACCGATCTGCGCGGATCGCTGGAGCTTCTTGGCGCGATACGGCGAGAAAAGAATCTGCTAACCGAGCGGCTCGAGCTAATGAAAAAAAATATCGCGCACCTCGAGCGGCAGCACAAGGCGGCCAATCTAGAGTACGAAAAGATGAAATACCTGCAAACGCAGGACTTTAGCGCGCAAATAGAAAAGATAAAAAAGGCCGAAGCGGCAGCTCTGGACGAGTTTGCGACGATGAATTTTACTAGGCAAAAAGAGGCGAAAGCTTGA
- the carA gene encoding glutamine-hydrolyzing carbamoyl-phosphate synthase small subunit, whose product MRAYIYLENGVFLQAKAFGASGTASGEMVFNTSLTGYQEIMSDPSYAGQFIVFTMPEIGIVGVNEDDMESAKIHASGVLMRDFNSTASNFRSQKSLEEFFKEQGKFGVYDIDTRFLTKMLRDNGALHAVISTEISDEKELKKLLENSPKISEINYVAKVSTEKIYAHEKGAWDHASKAYTALKSNGKKIAVIDYGVKRNILNELCETGLETQIYPHDVQADELIAKFNKGEINGVFLSNGPGEPKALKNEITQIKKLIEARVPIFGICLGHQLLSNAFGFETYKLKFGQHGANHPVLNLQTKVVEITAQNHNYNVPEEIAQVAEITHRNLFDGTIEGVRYKDYPVFSVQHHPEASGGPSESKYIFKQFLEIL is encoded by the coding sequence GTGAGAGCTTATATCTACCTTGAAAACGGCGTTTTTTTGCAGGCTAAGGCCTTTGGCGCGAGCGGTACGGCTAGCGGCGAAATGGTCTTTAATACAAGCCTAACCGGCTATCAAGAGATCATGAGTGATCCTAGCTATGCGGGGCAGTTTATCGTTTTTACCATGCCAGAAATCGGCATAGTGGGCGTAAACGAAGATGACATGGAGAGCGCGAAAATCCACGCTAGCGGCGTTTTGATGAGGGATTTTAACTCTACCGCGTCAAATTTCCGCTCGCAAAAAAGCTTGGAAGAATTTTTCAAAGAGCAAGGCAAATTTGGCGTTTATGATATCGATACGAGATTCTTAACCAAGATGCTACGCGATAATGGCGCGCTACACGCGGTGATATCGACTGAAATTTCAGACGAAAAAGAGCTAAAAAAGCTACTCGAAAACTCGCCTAAAATCTCGGAGATAAACTACGTAGCAAAGGTGAGCACCGAGAAAATTTACGCTCACGAAAAGGGCGCCTGGGATCACGCTAGCAAAGCCTACACCGCGCTAAAATCAAACGGCAAAAAGATCGCCGTCATCGACTACGGCGTAAAGCGTAACATCCTAAACGAGCTTTGTGAAACAGGCCTTGAGACGCAAATTTATCCGCACGACGTGCAAGCAGACGAGCTCATAGCTAAATTTAACAAAGGCGAGATAAACGGCGTGTTTCTCTCAAACGGGCCCGGCGAGCCAAAGGCTCTAAAAAACGAGATCACGCAGATAAAAAAGCTGATCGAAGCGCGAGTGCCGATTTTTGGCATTTGCCTAGGCCATCAGCTGCTTAGCAATGCGTTTGGCTTTGAGACGTACAAACTAAAATTCGGTCAGCACGGCGCAAATCACCCGGTTTTAAATTTACAAACCAAAGTAGTCGAGATAACGGCGCAAAACCACAACTACAACGTTCCCGAGGAGATCGCGCAGGTCGCCGAGATCACGCATAGAAATCTTTTCGACGGCACGATCGAGGGCGTGAGATACAAGGATTATCCGGTATTTTCGGTGCAGCATCACCCCGAGGCTAGCGGCGGGCCTAGCGAGAGTAAATATATCTTTAAACAATTTTTAGAAATTTTATAG
- a CDS encoding response regulator transcription factor: MKNFKELTLLLVEDEDSIRESMQEVFGGVFQKVISASNGDEGLKKFKKFSPDIVIADIMMPIMDGLEMSRQIKEFSKNTPVVILSAYSEKEKLLKAIDVGIDKYVIKPIDMDELFVVLEQIVKTKIIGADIIEISGGYSFNQTKKVLVKNGVEIALTKKELAFISLLVKRIGTLVLTEEIRNVVWFGEKVNDPAVRTFIKRIRDKVGAGLIKNSPGLGYKIELKK; this comes from the coding sequence ATGAAAAATTTTAAAGAGCTAACGCTACTGCTAGTCGAGGACGAGGATAGCATAAGGGAGTCGATGCAAGAGGTTTTCGGAGGCGTATTTCAAAAGGTCATATCGGCCTCAAACGGCGACGAAGGGCTTAAGAAATTTAAAAAATTTAGCCCCGATATCGTAATAGCCGACATCATGATGCCTATCATGGACGGACTTGAGATGTCAAGGCAGATAAAAGAGTTCTCAAAAAACACGCCCGTAGTGATCCTAAGCGCGTATAGCGAAAAGGAAAAGCTGCTAAAAGCTATCGACGTGGGTATCGATAAATACGTGATAAAGCCTATCGACATGGACGAGCTTTTCGTCGTGCTGGAACAGATCGTAAAAACTAAAATCATAGGCGCCGATATCATCGAGATTTCGGGCGGATATTCGTTTAATCAAACCAAAAAAGTGCTCGTAAAAAACGGCGTCGAGATCGCGCTAACCAAAAAAGAACTGGCCTTTATCTCGCTTTTAGTTAAACGTATCGGTACGCTCGTTTTAACCGAGGAGATCAGAAACGTGGTGTGGTTTGGCGAAAAGGTAAACGATCCGGCCGTTAGAACATTTATCAAGCGAATACGCGATAAAGTGGGCGCCGGTCTTATCAAAAACTCGCCCGGCCTAGGCTATAAAATCGAGCTGAAAAAGTAA
- a CDS encoding DUF507 family protein has translation MRIKLPHTPYIAHKIAIDLLKSGFVNLTRGVEPVAACAKEILDNDLQKEKALEERVNEVLAENEDDMESMQVDRKNMFWLVKKKLAKEYGVILTYEDRFSNVAHLVLESAWKKGLIDYTVSENRIKNIIYGSIEEYLKTYEILQDVVIDKIDGYKRKLIPGTEEYDIVFERLYEDELRKRGML, from the coding sequence ATGCGTATAAAACTCCCACACACACCCTACATCGCGCACAAAATCGCTATTGATTTATTAAAGTCCGGATTCGTAAATTTAACGCGCGGAGTAGAGCCCGTAGCGGCATGCGCGAAAGAAATTTTAGATAACGATTTACAAAAAGAAAAAGCGCTTGAAGAGCGCGTAAACGAGGTGCTCGCCGAGAACGAAGACGATATGGAGAGCATGCAAGTCGATAGAAAAAATATGTTTTGGCTCGTAAAAAAGAAACTCGCCAAAGAGTACGGCGTGATACTTACGTACGAAGACCGCTTTAGCAACGTCGCCCACCTCGTGCTTGAAAGCGCTTGGAAAAAGGGACTCATCGACTACACGGTCTCCGAAAACCGTATCAAAAACATCATCTACGGCTCGATCGAGGAGTATCTAAAAACGTATGAAATTTTACAAGACGTGGTCATCGACAAGATCGACGGCTACAAGCGCAAACTGATCCCGGGCACCGAGGAGTACGACATCGTATTTGAGCGGCTCTACGAGGACGAGCTAAGAAAACGAGGCATGCTGTGA